Proteins encoded by one window of Moorella humiferrea:
- a CDS encoding L,D-transpeptidase family protein: MNLKVRCLAFFSAVTFVFLIWMLPEALAHPLCGCFFQEERLLKLTQPPLEGPDVQLLQLRLARLGYYFGPLTGVYDTITQRAVVNFQKEHGLTTVGVVDSATWLALDEKSLSSRVSVARPAPPKGKKLKVVVDTDRLLLSIMVDDQVFSQYPVAIGKYTSPSPVGEWKIIDKAYESGGVFGTRWMGLNVPWGNYGIHGTNRPWSIGWAASAGCFRMYNEDIEEIFPWLPVGTPVIVKGPYIQPTAPLKPGASAPEVVTLQARLREKGFYLFGPTDGDYGLMTELAVKEFQLFHGLKVTGTADIATLQALGF; this comes from the coding sequence TTGAATTTAAAAGTACGTTGTTTGGCTTTTTTTTCGGCCGTCACGTTTGTGTTTTTAATCTGGATGCTGCCGGAGGCACTGGCCCACCCCTTATGTGGCTGCTTTTTTCAAGAAGAGCGATTGCTAAAGCTCACCCAACCTCCCCTGGAAGGCCCGGATGTCCAGCTCCTTCAGCTGCGCCTGGCCCGACTCGGCTATTACTTCGGTCCTTTAACCGGCGTTTATGACACTATCACCCAACGGGCCGTCGTCAACTTTCAAAAGGAGCATGGGTTGACAACTGTTGGTGTAGTTGATTCAGCCACCTGGTTGGCCCTGGACGAAAAATCTTTAAGTTCCAGGGTTTCCGTCGCCAGGCCCGCCCCGCCCAAGGGCAAAAAACTTAAAGTCGTCGTCGATACCGACCGCCTTCTCCTAAGCATAATGGTCGACGATCAGGTCTTTAGCCAATATCCGGTCGCCATAGGAAAATATACCAGTCCTTCGCCGGTAGGGGAATGGAAAATAATCGACAAGGCCTATGAAAGCGGGGGCGTCTTCGGCACCCGCTGGATGGGACTAAATGTACCCTGGGGCAATTACGGCATTCACGGGACAAACCGTCCCTGGTCCATCGGCTGGGCGGCTTCGGCAGGCTGTTTTCGCATGTATAATGAAGATATCGAAGAAATTTTTCCCTGGCTGCCCGTCGGTACGCCGGTAATAGTTAAAGGCCCCTATATCCAACCCACCGCCCCCTTGAAACCGGGCGCCAGCGCCCCGGAAGTTGTGACCCTCCAGGCAAGGCTGCGGGAAAAGGGTTTTTACCTCTTTGGTCCCACCGACGGCGATTACGGTTTAATGACTGAACTCGCAGTAAAAGAATTCCAGCTTTTCCACGGCTTAAAGGTCACCGGCACGGCCGATATCGCTACTTTACAGGCTTTGGGTTTTTAA
- a CDS encoding DMT family transporter — MLAALFLALVAGIAMAFQGSLNAALGKIIGLLQATLIVHLTATLAVLILLFTPLSNGSLGKLFQCPWYLWLGGLIGVVITYGVVASIPKVGVALATTAIIVGQVSTALLIDHFGLFGLEKMPFTWWKAAGLVLLAAGARLMLN; from the coding sequence ATGCTGGCGGCCCTTTTTTTGGCCCTTGTCGCGGGTATAGCCATGGCTTTTCAGGGTTCTTTAAATGCCGCTTTAGGAAAAATCATCGGGCTTTTACAGGCGACACTGATTGTTCACCTTACGGCCACCCTGGCAGTATTAATCCTTCTTTTTACTCCTTTAAGTAACGGCAGTTTAGGCAAGCTGTTTCAATGCCCCTGGTATCTTTGGCTGGGGGGGCTTATCGGCGTAGTGATAACTTACGGGGTGGTGGCCAGCATCCCCAAGGTGGGCGTGGCCCTGGCCACGACGGCCATTATTGTCGGTCAGGTATCCACGGCCCTATTGATTGACCATTTTGGTTTATTCGGCCTGGAGAAAATGCCCTTCACCTGGTGGAAGGCCGCCGGCTTGGTCCTCCTCGCCGCCGGCGCCCGCTTGATGCTTAATTGA